From the genome of Methanothrix soehngenii GP6:
ACATGCTGAAGGATGCTATTGAAGATGAGTTCAAGATGCAGGAGCTGGCTGTCATTCTTGATGATAAAGGATTCAAAAAGTCGGCGGATACGATTGATAGCTTCCGATTTGACCTTTGGAACTATAAATCGTTTCCCAGATCGCACTGGAAAAGGATCCGAACAACTAACGTCCTGGAGAGAATCAACAAGGAGCTGAAACGAAGAAGTCGTGTGGCTGGAGCCTATTCAAATGATCAGTCGCTTCTGAGGGTGGCGGTTTGCATCATGATGGACATTAACGAGGATTGGATAACAGGTAAAAGGTATTTATCATTGGAAGAGTAGAGTGGAATCAGGATACAGGGCCACTGTGAAATTACAGCAGATATGGCACGCTACCGGAATCGTGGAATTGATACCGAGAAGAAAATCAAGAGATGAGCATCTGAATCGAAGAATGGAATTATCGTCTTTTCCATGCTCTAGAGAAATGAGAGCTGTATGATTTGGGATCTGCTTATTGCCGTTGTTCCGGCTGTGATTCTATTTCTTTACGGCATTGAGAACTTCTCCGAAGAGGTCCGGCATGCGGCCGGCGAACGCTTCCGCACGATTCTGCAAAATGCGACGAAGACCTCCTTGCGTGGCGCTCTCGCCGGGGCTGCGGTCACCGCTCTGGTCCAATCCAGCACTGCCACCACCATCATCGCCGTGGGCCTAGTGAACGCGGGAGCGATCTCCTTTCTGGCCTCCCTGGGCCTTGTCATCGGTGCCAATGTGGGCACAACCCTGACCGCGCAACTGGTCGCCTTCAAGCTGACCGCATTTGCCCCGTTGATCGTCATCGCCGGATTTATGCTGAGCCTGATTCGCACCCCTTATAGAGCCTATGGAAAGCCAGTATTCTACTTCGGCCTGGTGTTCTATAGCCTCAACCTGATCTCATCCATAGTTGCTCCCCTGCAGGATGATCCTGAGGTCCTCTCCCTGCTCTCCATGACGGACGATATCCTGATAGCAATTATCATTGGCTTTATCATCACCAATCTATTCCAATCCAGCTCGGTTACCACTGGGCTGATTGTGGTCATGGCCCAAAGCGGCTTGATCAATGCATCTCAGGCCCTGCCAATTCTGCTGGGAGCCAATATTGGCACTTCAACCACCGGACTGGTCGTATCCCTGAACATGAACACCGCTGCCAAGCGCACCGCCACTGCCCAGTTTCTCTTCAATTTCCTTGGAGTTCTGCTCTTTTTGCCCTTCATAGACAACTTCTCCCTGCTCATCGAGGACCTGGGAGGCACAGCTGCTCAACAGGTTGCCAATGCCCATCTCATATTCAATTCCACCTGTGCAGTCATCTTCCTGCTGGCCATTAAGCCCTTCAGCAGACTGATCATGCACATACTGCCCCAAAAGGATGGGGAGATAGTCTTCGTCACCGAGCACGTCACCTCCAGACTGCCGGACGACATCCCTATTGCGGCATCATTAGTGGAAAGAGAGATCGTGCATATGCTCAGCATCTGCAAGGATATCTTCGATAACACTCTAGAGGTCGCTGAGGGCAACACCGATATGTGCTCGAGAATTGCCCATTTGCGGGACTACATCGATTATCTGCGCACTCAGATCATGTCTGCTGTTATTAATCTGACCAATCGTGACATCTCAGTGGAAGATGCGGCTCATGTTGCCATTCTGGCAAGGGTTACCGATCTATCCGCTCTGATGGCCCATCAGATGACCTCCATGGCCAGGAGCTTCGAGCAGATGAACGAGAAGAAGATCACGCTCTCTCCTGAATCTCTCCGAGGAATCGAGGAGATGGCGGCCCTCTGCCGAGAGAATACCGAGCAGCTCATAGGCGTATTTCCCGAGATGCCGGAATATATCGACAAAGAGATGCGCTCCAATGACGAGCTGCTCCGCCAGGTGCTCAACTGGCACTATAAAACATATCTTATCCAACTGGTAGCAAAGAGCTCTTCTGGCGGCATATTCTCAGATATCCTCTTCTCCTTCGAGAGGATAGGATCAATCATAAGAGAGCTTAGGAAAACCTCAAAGACAATGGGAATTCCTGCCTCTGCCGTCCATATGCCTGATCTGATCGATCCCAATAATGAGAACGGCAGTGAAGTCAGCGCTGAAGAGAGCGGCTCGGAGCATCAGCTTACTTAAAGCTCCATTATCATTGCCGCGGTTATCAGCAGCAAGGCAGCTGGTATCACATACTTTGTGAGGATGCTAAGAGTTCTGAGCCATCTCTCCGAGAGATGTACCTGGCCGGCCAATACATCATCATCTATCAGCCATCGGAAGGTTATCGCCACCAGAAGTGCGGCAATGGGAAGTCCAATTGTCCCCACGCTTACATCCATCAGATCCAGGATCCTTGATCCAAAAAATCTCAGATCCAGGGAGCTGTAGCTCAGAGCGGAGGGGGTACCTAGGGCTACGAGGAGGATCATCAGAAGGATGCTCGCTCTCTTTCTGCTCGATTTGGTTTGGCCCATGATGGCAGCCACATTCATCTCCATCATGGATATCGACGAGGTGAGGGCGGCGGAGAACAGGAGAGCAAAGAAGGCCACGGAGAATATTTGGCCGTAAGGCATCAGCTCAAATGCTCTGGGCAAGGTGGTGAAGGCAAGCTCTGCACCTGCGGCAGGCTCCAGGCCGAAGGTGAAGACCAAAGAGAAGATGGCTATCCCCGCCAGCATAGCGGCCAGAAGATCGGAGAAGGTGATGATCAATGCTGACTGTGGTATATCCATATCGTCCTCCAGGTGGGCGCCATAGGTGATGAGAATGCCCATGCCCACTGACAGGGAGAAGAATGCCTGGCCAATAGCCGCGCTCCATACATCAGGACGGCGGAGCATGGAATAATCCGGCTGGATAAAAAAGTCCATGCCGGGATGAAATCCGGGGAGGCTGACGCAGAACAGGACCAAAGCCACTAAAATGAGAAATGCGAACGGGATCATGATCGATACGATCCTCTCAATTCCCATGTTCACCCCCAGGCTCACAATCAATCCCGTCGCCAGCACTGAGATCAAGAAATATGCTAATGGCTCTAGCGATGAGGTGAAGGAGGAGAAGGTGACTGTAGAGCCCAGAAGAGAGAAGAGCAGATATGCCAGGGTCCAGCCCATTATGACCAGGTAGTAGCTCAGGATTAAGAGGACGATCAGGCAGATCAGCCAGCCGACGATCTCAAACCGTTTTCCGGCCCGGCCAAAGGAGGCGACCAGATTTCTCCTCCAGTGCCTTCCCACCGCCATCTCCAGGATCATGAGGGGGACAGCGAGGCAGACTACCGCCAAAAAATAAGGAATTAGATAGGCTCCGCCTCCATTCTGTCCCACAACCATTGGGAAGCGCCAGATATTGCCTATGCCCACCGCCGAGCCTATGGCGGCCAGGACGAAGACCAGGCGAGAAGACCATCTCTCCAACTCTTTAACACCTCTTCTTTCCGCTCAAAAACGGGTGGATCGGGTTGGTTCAATTAAGGATCGAACTGAAAACCGGCAGCCAGCAAAAAGAAGGCGATTCCAGAAAAATTGAAATCAGGCCCTCTTTTCTGTTCTCACGATCAGAACCGGGCGGTTGGCGATCCTGGCGGTGTCATAGGTCGTGCTGCCGACAACCATCTGCTCCAGCCAGCCGGCTCCGTGTGAGCTCATGGCAATCAATGATGCATCCTCGTTGTCTGCCAATGAGCTGATCTCATGCGGCGCATCTCCCACCTTGACATGGGTCGTAACCTTCAGCCCAGGCCTATCAATCTCCTTGACGATGGAGTTGAGCTTGCTGCCAGCCACCCGCACAGCAGCATCTATCTGCTCGTCGCTCTCGCCGCTGGATACGACATACACCAGCCCGATCTCGCTTGTCTCTTTCATTCCTTTGACGAGGAGTATCGCATCCTTTGCGGGATCTGAGAAGTCCGTGGGGCAAATGACCTTGGTAAAGAGGCTCCTGCAGAACCGGCCCAGGTTATCTCCCTCTAAAACCTTGTATCGCATTATCAGAAGATCGGTTTGCCCATAGCGCAGAACATCGCGGGAGACGCTCCCAAGAAGTAGGCCGCTTATCCGCCCCCTTCCCCGCGCCCCAACCATTATCAGCGTAGCATTCTCCTCATCTGCTACCCTCTGGATGGTCTTTGCTATACTTCCCTCCATTATCGTCTCCACCCTGGTCTTGACCTCGATCCTGAGGGCTTCAAGGTAGCGCTTCTGCTCTTCGATCTTTTCTTTGGCCTCTGCGACCTCGGCTGTCGGATCCCATACCCGCTCCACGGCCTTTCTTTGAATCACATGCAAGAGCACCACAGTCTTCTCACCGGGAAGCTCGGCTATGCACTCAAGCAAGTTCTGCGAATACCTGGAAAAATCGGTTGGAATGAGAATTCTCTGAAACATAATAGCATTTAGGCTCAACAGTTTATCAATGTAGTGGTATTAAGTGGAAGACTTATTATCTCAGAGATGAGTTGGGATCGAATATGTTTAGGAAGAGGCATGTGCTCAGCATGCGAGAGTTTTCCAAAGAGGAGATCGATTCCGTTCTGGACCTTGCCCAGTCTCTGGAGCCCTTGGCTCGAGGCAAGAAGAGCAGTATGCTCGCGGGCAAGATTCTGGCTCTCCTCTTCTTCGAGCCCTCAACCAGAACCCGAATGTCCTTTGAGACGGCGATGAAGCGACTGGGAGGAAGCGTGATCAACCTGGGTCCAGCGGAAGGCAGCTCCATCTCCAAGGGTGAATCGCTGGCAGATACGGTTCGGGTGATAGGTGGTTATGCCGATGCCCTGGTCATCCGCCATCCCAAGGAGGGGTCAGCCCGCCTGGCTTCCCAGTTCTCGCCCGTGCCGGTGCTCAATGCCGGTGATGGAGCAGGTCACCATCCCACCCAAACCCTGCTGGACCTGTATACCATCAGAAAGGAGAGCCGCCTGGAGAATTTGCATGTCGCCCTGGTAGGCGATCTGAAGTACGGCCGCACCGTCCACTCCCTGGCCTATGCCCTCTCCCTTTATGGAGCAGATATCACCCTGGTCTCCCCGCCCACCCTGAGGATGCCCGATCCCATCAAGGCCGACTTATCGAGCAAAGGCACCATTGTGCGCGAGACAGCCGACCTGGGCGAGGTGATAGACAATGTGGATGTGCTCTATATGACCCGCATCCAGAGGGAGAGATTCCCTGACCCGGTGGAGTACCAGAAGGTGGCAAGCAGCTACCGGATTACCCCTGAATCTCTGGCCGGCTCACAGCAGAATCTGATCATCATGCATCCCCTTCCCAGGGTGGATGAGATCTCACCTTCTGTCGACGACAGCTCTCATGCTCGCTATTTCCAGCAGTCCTTTTATGGGGTTCCGGTGAGAATGGCTCTATTGAAGATGCTCCTAGAGGGTGATCAGGTTGACTGATTTTTCCGCGATGACAGATAAAAATAACGAAAAAATCGATAAAAATAAAGAAGAGCCCGGAGGGCTCCGGGTCAAGCCCATCAATAATGGAACGGTCATCGATCACATTGCCGGTGGTCAGGCGCTGAACGTCCTCAAGATCCTGGGCATATCCGGTACCACAGGAGCTACTGTTTCCGTGGTGATGAATGTGGAGAGCAAGAAGCTGGGCAAGAAGGATATAGTCAAGGTCGAGGACCGGGAGCTGCGAGAGGAGGAGCTGAACCGGATCGCACTGATAGCTCCTGCTGCCTCCATCAATATCATTCGTAACTGCAGGGTGATAGAGAAGCGACCGGTGGACCTGCCCGATGAGATCGTGGGCGTGGTGCGCTGCCAGAATCCCAACTGCATATCCAATACTCATGAGCCGATAAAATCCCGAATGCTGGTCAAAGTAAAAAATCCGGTATTGCTCCGCTGCCTTTACTGCGAGCAGCCCCTTGCAAATGGGATTGCAGAATACTTGATCTAGTGGGGCGGCCGGATGGAGAACCGACCGCCCAAGCCATAGGGGATGCGAAAGTATAAGATAGGATCGTCGCAAATTGACGGCCCAGGTTGAGAATAAAGTTCCAGTAATATCAGGATGGAGTAAGAAATGACGGTTAAAAATGGCGATTTCATCAGAATTGACTATACAGAGTTCGTTGATGGCCAGGCAATAGCCACCACCGTTAAGGATCTGGCAGAGGAAAAGGGAATTTTCAGCGAGGAGATCCAGTACGGCCCACATCTGGTGGTGGTGGGAGCAGGCCAGCTGGTAAAAGGCTTTGAGAGCGATCTGGTCGGAAAAGAGATAGGCTACTCTGGAAGGGTGGAAATGGATCCCGAGAATGCCTTCGGCCTGCATGATCCCAAAAATATAGAACTAGTGCCGTTGAACAGGTTCAAGGAAGAAAGGCCAGTTCCCGGAATGCGGGTGGGCATGGATAACCGGACGGGTACGGTTACCAGGGTGATCGGCAGAAAAGTGAGCATAGACTTCAACCATCCTCTGGCAGGAAAGACTGTAGTCTACGAGTACACCATAAGGGAAACGGTTGAGGATCAGACCGAGAGGCTGAAAGCCCTTATCAAGACCTTTGGCCGGGTGGATCTTGAAGCGGAGATAAAGGATGAGGTAGCGGTGATCACCGTACCCTGGGAGCTGAACTATTATAAGGAATGGGTTATGATCCGCCGCGGTCTGGCTGAGATGATAATCCAGCATCTGGGCATGAAAGAGGTGCACTATATCGAGAAGCACACGGGAGAGAAGGTCCGGGCTGAGCTCATATCCCCTCCAGGAAAAGAGAGCGGATCTGAGGGGCCCCAGGATATGGAATCAAAGACAGCAGAGGAGAGTTCGGTCTCTGGTGATGCGGCGGTCTAAAAGACCAAGATATAAATAAAATTATAAAATCTTTTTTTCTTTTACTTTTTGATTATAGGGCTTCGAAGGCATTGCATCCGTTGGTTTGTATCGTATTGCATGGAGAGGCCCGGGCTGCATATTCAGCCGGGCCCGCCATCTAATGCCAGCGCCCTTTGATCTTTCATCGGATATTCTATATGCTATTCATGCTTCAGCGGAAGTAGAATCCGCTGCGATATGACGACCAGGACCAGCTGTTCGTGTAGTAGTATGTGGTAGCGCCCAGCCCGTAGACATTTGCTGCCCACCAGGGATCATAGACCACAGGATCGTAGACCACAGGGGCAGTATATGTATAGACGGGAGTGTAGGTCGGGTAATAGTAGGTCGGATAGTAATAGGTTGGGTAGTAGGTATAGGTCGGATAATAGCTATAGCTGTAGTAATATGCACCTGGGCTGAGCCAGTCGTAGAATCCGCCGAAGTCATGATAACCATCAGACGGGCCTCCGTGGTGATGAGATCCGCCGTAATCCTCGAAGGCTGCCCCTACGGCAACTAAGAGTCCCAATGCGAGCACTGCCAATATCAACTTGATTGCTTTTATTTCTGATTCCTCCATGCACCTTGTTCCCTAGCCAAATATTAAAAGGTGGTTTTTATGTAGATATCACCTAGCTTCTATATGAATCCTCCATGAACCTCTTGATGCTGAATTAATCCATTTCGGAGGCAGGAGGGGGCAATCTGGAATTAAAAAAAATAGTGTTGCCGCTCTAAAACTTGCTGGCACATAAACGATATCAATCGGCATGGCACCCCTCAGCGGTCATGATATCCTGACAGGGCGTTAATGCTCTTCTCCGATGGAGGCGTAGCCTTTTCGATATCAATCGACCAGTAATCTTCCTCGCGAAGATCCATAAAAAATCAGATCAGTAGTAACCCTGTCATTCATTGTGCGCGCCGGTCATTGATCAGGCACTTCTATATGCAGGGTGTTCAGCATATCCCTTATAACCTCCCAGGGGAAGGTGGATATGACCCGGCAGTCGGTATTTCCCCTGTAGATCCCGTCCTCATACTCTTTGCCATCGGGAGAGTAGCTGGCCGCGACGATCAGATCGCCCTCCTCATACTGCCCCCCGCCCAGATTCTGCCTCTCGAACCTAAAGTTGCCCAGCACCCCTGGCTTTCCA
Proteins encoded in this window:
- a CDS encoding Na/Pi cotransporter family protein, producing MIWDLLIAVVPAVILFLYGIENFSEEVRHAAGERFRTILQNATKTSLRGALAGAAVTALVQSSTATTIIAVGLVNAGAISFLASLGLVIGANVGTTLTAQLVAFKLTAFAPLIVIAGFMLSLIRTPYRAYGKPVFYFGLVFYSLNLISSIVAPLQDDPEVLSLLSMTDDILIAIIIGFIITNLFQSSSVTTGLIVVMAQSGLINASQALPILLGANIGTSTTGLVVSLNMNTAAKRTATAQFLFNFLGVLLFLPFIDNFSLLIEDLGGTAAQQVANAHLIFNSTCAVIFLLAIKPFSRLIMHILPQKDGEIVFVTEHVTSRLPDDIPIAASLVEREIVHMLSICKDIFDNTLEVAEGNTDMCSRIAHLRDYIDYLRTQIMSAVINLTNRDISVEDAAHVAILARVTDLSALMAHQMTSMARSFEQMNEKKITLSPESLRGIEEMAALCRENTEQLIGVFPEMPEYIDKEMRSNDELLRQVLNWHYKTYLIQLVAKSSSGGIFSDILFSFERIGSIIRELRKTSKTMGIPASAVHMPDLIDPNNENGSEVSAEESGSEHQLT
- a CDS encoding sodium-dependent transporter, translated to MERWSSRLVFVLAAIGSAVGIGNIWRFPMVVGQNGGGAYLIPYFLAVVCLAVPLMILEMAVGRHWRRNLVASFGRAGKRFEIVGWLICLIVLLILSYYLVIMGWTLAYLLFSLLGSTVTFSSFTSSLEPLAYFLISVLATGLIVSLGVNMGIERIVSIMIPFAFLILVALVLFCVSLPGFHPGMDFFIQPDYSMLRRPDVWSAAIGQAFFSLSVGMGILITYGAHLEDDMDIPQSALIITFSDLLAAMLAGIAIFSLVFTFGLEPAAGAELAFTTLPRAFELMPYGQIFSVAFFALLFSAALTSSISMMEMNVAAIMGQTKSSRKRASILLMILLVALGTPSALSYSSLDLRFFGSRILDLMDVSVGTIGLPIAALLVAITFRWLIDDDVLAGQVHLSERWLRTLSILTKYVIPAALLLITAAMIMEL
- a CDS encoding universal stress protein, which gives rise to MFQRILIPTDFSRYSQNLLECIAELPGEKTVVLLHVIQRKAVERVWDPTAEVAEAKEKIEEQKRYLEALRIEVKTRVETIMEGSIAKTIQRVADEENATLIMVGARGRGRISGLLLGSVSRDVLRYGQTDLLIMRYKVLEGDNLGRFCRSLFTKVICPTDFSDPAKDAILLVKGMKETSEIGLVYVVSSGESDEQIDAAVRVAGSKLNSIVKEIDRPGLKVTTHVKVGDAPHEISSLADNEDASLIAMSSHGAGWLEQMVVGSTTYDTARIANRPVLIVRTEKRA
- the pyrB gene encoding aspartate carbamoyltransferase, which produces MFRKRHVLSMREFSKEEIDSVLDLAQSLEPLARGKKSSMLAGKILALLFFEPSTRTRMSFETAMKRLGGSVINLGPAEGSSISKGESLADTVRVIGGYADALVIRHPKEGSARLASQFSPVPVLNAGDGAGHHPTQTLLDLYTIRKESRLENLHVALVGDLKYGRTVHSLAYALSLYGADITLVSPPTLRMPDPIKADLSSKGTIVRETADLGEVIDNVDVLYMTRIQRERFPDPVEYQKVASSYRITPESLAGSQQNLIIMHPLPRVDEISPSVDDSSHARYFQQSFYGVPVRMALLKMLLEGDQVD
- the pyrI gene encoding aspartate carbamoyltransferase regulatory subunit produces the protein MTDKNNEKIDKNKEEPGGLRVKPINNGTVIDHIAGGQALNVLKILGISGTTGATVSVVMNVESKKLGKKDIVKVEDRELREEELNRIALIAPAASINIIRNCRVIEKRPVDLPDEIVGVVRCQNPNCISNTHEPIKSRMLVKVKNPVLLRCLYCEQPLANGIAEYLI
- a CDS encoding FKBP-type peptidyl-prolyl cis-trans isomerase — its product is MTVKNGDFIRIDYTEFVDGQAIATTVKDLAEEKGIFSEEIQYGPHLVVVGAGQLVKGFESDLVGKEIGYSGRVEMDPENAFGLHDPKNIELVPLNRFKEERPVPGMRVGMDNRTGTVTRVIGRKVSIDFNHPLAGKTVVYEYTIRETVEDQTERLKALIKTFGRVDLEAEIKDEVAVITVPWELNYYKEWVMIRRGLAEMIIQHLGMKEVHYIEKHTGEKVRAELISPPGKESGSEGPQDMESKTAEESSVSGDAAV